The following coding sequences are from one Achromobacter sp. B7 window:
- a CDS encoding glutamate synthase-related protein, which yields MPQITPNESCSTPKATPIDASRIGFPAAQGLYHPKNEHDACGVGFVAHIKGKKSHAIIQQGLKILENLDHRGAVGADKLMGDGAGILIQIPDTLYRDELSQQGIILPPPGEYGVAMVFLPKETASRLACEQELERSVRAEGQVVLGWRNVPVDVDIPMSPTVRDCEPVIRQLFIGRGADVMVPDALERKLYVIRKTASHAIQNMHLAHGKEYFVPSASVRTVVYKGLLLADQVGRYYRDLADTRTVSALALVHQRFSTNTFPAWPLAHPYRMIAHNGEINTVKGNFNWLRAREGMMQSAVLGDDLKKLYPIVYEGQSDTATFDNCLELLVNSGYSLAHAMMMMIPEAWEQHTQMDESRRAFYEYHAAMMEPWDGPAAVAFTDGRQIGATLDRNGLRPARYLVTDDDMVILASEAGTLSIPENRIVKKWRLQPGKMFLIDLEQGRIIDDAEIKLQLANSRPYRQWIERLQIKLESLPAPRQAAVATQSPVSLLDRQQAFGWTQEDYKFILEPMASTGEEVIGSMGNDAPLAVLSDRAKPFYNYFRQLFAQVTNPPIDPIREQLVMSLVSFIGPKPNLLDINNVNPPLRLEVSQPVLDFAAMAQIRDIEQVTGKKFRSFELDITYPAAWGPEGIEARVAALCARAVDAVQSGYNILIVSDRLVDSERVAIPALLATSAVHQHLIRAGLRTNTGLVVETGSAREVHHFALLGGYGAEAIHPYLALESLGKMNDPEKAVKNFIKAIGKGLNKVMSKMGISTYMSYTGAQIFEAVGLQSNLVNKYFTGTSSNIEGIGIFQVAEEALRQHRAAFSTDPVLANDLEAGGEYAYRVRGEEHMWTPDSIAKLQHASRANNYRTYKEYAQIINDQSRRHMTLRGLFEFRFDPSRAIPLDDVEPAKDIVKRFATGAMSLGSISTEAHSVLAVAMNRIGGKSNTGEGGEDELRYRAEMREGKSTIKDGDTLASLLGSDRIEADVVLKKGDSLRSKIKQVASGRFGVTAEYLSSADQIQIKMAQGAKPGEGGQLPGHKVSEYIAKLRYSVPGVGLISPPPHHDIYSIEDLAQLIHDLKNVNSKASVSVKLVSEVGVGTVAAGVAKAKADHVVIAGHDGGTGASPVSSIKHVGTPWELGLAETQQTLVLNRLRSRIRVQADGQMKTGRDVVIGALLGADEFGFATAPLVVEGCIMMRKCHLNTCPVGVATQDPVLRKKFQGKPEHVVNFFFFIAEEVREIMAQLGIRKFDDLIGRADLLDMRSGVEHWKAQGLDFARVFHQTQSDADVRQTEEQDHGLAGALDHQLIDRSRPALERGEKVSFIVPVRNRNRTIGAMLSGAVASRYGHDGLPDDTIHIQCNGTAGQSFGAFLAHGITMDLVGEGNDYVGKGLSGGRIIVRSPNDFRGFGPDHIIAGNTVLYGALAGEAFFNGVAGERFAVRNSGAATVVEGTGDHGCEYMTGGTVVVLGATGRNFAAGMSGGVAYVWDPERTLKHRVNLSMVELEGVAPHAEQQALNNIDIWHSAQRGGERETDETILRRLVEDHFRYTGSYRAREILGDWEASRGKFVKVMPTDYRRALGEMWRAANQQQLAA from the coding sequence ATGCCCCAAATTACCCCCAACGAATCCTGTTCCACGCCCAAGGCCACCCCGATCGATGCTTCGCGCATTGGTTTTCCGGCTGCCCAGGGCCTGTACCACCCCAAGAACGAGCATGACGCCTGTGGCGTCGGATTCGTTGCGCACATCAAAGGCAAGAAAAGCCACGCGATCATCCAGCAAGGTCTGAAGATCCTTGAAAACCTGGACCACCGCGGCGCTGTCGGCGCCGACAAGCTGATGGGCGACGGCGCGGGCATTCTGATCCAGATTCCCGACACGCTCTATCGCGACGAACTGAGCCAGCAAGGCATCATCCTGCCGCCCCCGGGCGAATACGGCGTGGCCATGGTGTTCCTGCCCAAGGAAACCGCCTCGCGCCTGGCTTGCGAACAAGAGCTTGAACGCTCGGTGCGCGCTGAAGGCCAAGTCGTGCTGGGCTGGCGCAATGTGCCGGTGGATGTCGACATACCCATGTCGCCCACGGTGCGCGACTGCGAGCCGGTCATCCGCCAACTGTTCATCGGCCGTGGCGCCGACGTGATGGTGCCCGACGCGCTGGAACGCAAGCTGTACGTGATCCGCAAGACGGCCAGCCACGCCATCCAGAACATGCATCTGGCCCACGGCAAGGAATACTTCGTGCCGTCCGCGTCGGTGCGCACCGTGGTCTACAAGGGCCTGCTGCTGGCCGACCAGGTGGGCCGTTATTACCGCGACCTGGCCGACACCCGCACGGTGTCCGCCCTGGCGCTGGTGCACCAGCGCTTCTCGACCAACACGTTCCCCGCCTGGCCGCTGGCCCACCCGTACCGCATGATTGCGCACAACGGCGAAATCAACACGGTCAAGGGCAACTTCAACTGGCTGCGCGCCCGCGAAGGCATGATGCAGTCGGCCGTGCTGGGCGACGACCTGAAAAAGCTGTACCCCATCGTCTATGAAGGCCAGTCGGACACCGCCACGTTCGACAACTGCCTGGAACTGCTGGTCAACTCCGGCTATTCCCTGGCGCACGCCATGATGATGATGATTCCGGAAGCCTGGGAACAGCACACGCAGATGGACGAGTCCCGTCGCGCGTTCTACGAATACCACGCCGCCATGATGGAGCCGTGGGACGGCCCCGCCGCCGTTGCGTTCACCGACGGCCGCCAGATCGGCGCCACGCTGGATCGCAATGGTCTGCGTCCCGCCCGCTACCTGGTCACCGATGACGACATGGTCATCCTGGCGTCCGAAGCCGGCACGCTGTCGATCCCCGAGAACCGCATCGTCAAGAAGTGGCGCCTGCAACCGGGCAAGATGTTCCTGATCGACCTGGAACAAGGCCGCATCATCGACGACGCCGAGATCAAGCTGCAACTGGCCAACAGCCGCCCGTACCGCCAATGGATCGAGCGCCTGCAGATCAAGCTGGAATCGCTGCCGGCCCCGCGCCAGGCCGCTGTCGCCACGCAGTCGCCGGTGTCGTTGCTGGATCGCCAGCAGGCATTCGGCTGGACCCAGGAAGACTACAAGTTCATCCTGGAACCCATGGCGTCCACCGGCGAGGAAGTCATCGGCTCGATGGGCAACGACGCCCCGCTGGCCGTGCTGTCCGACCGCGCCAAGCCGTTCTACAACTATTTCCGCCAGTTGTTCGCGCAGGTCACGAACCCGCCCATCGACCCCATCCGCGAACAGCTGGTGATGTCGCTGGTGTCGTTCATCGGTCCCAAGCCCAACCTGCTGGACATCAACAACGTCAACCCGCCGCTGCGCCTGGAAGTGTCCCAGCCGGTGCTGGACTTTGCCGCCATGGCGCAAATCCGCGACATCGAGCAGGTCACGGGCAAGAAATTCCGCAGCTTCGAACTGGACATCACCTACCCCGCCGCCTGGGGCCCCGAGGGCATTGAAGCCCGCGTGGCCGCGCTGTGCGCGCGCGCCGTCGATGCCGTACAAAGCGGCTACAACATCCTGATCGTGTCGGACCGCCTGGTCGACAGCGAACGCGTGGCCATCCCCGCGCTGCTGGCAACGTCGGCCGTGCACCAGCACCTGATCCGTGCCGGCCTGCGTACCAACACCGGCCTGGTCGTGGAAACCGGTTCCGCGCGTGAAGTGCACCACTTCGCGCTGCTGGGCGGCTACGGCGCCGAAGCCATTCACCCCTACCTGGCGCTGGAATCGCTGGGCAAGATGAATGACCCCGAAAAGGCCGTGAAGAACTTCATCAAGGCAATCGGCAAGGGCTTGAACAAGGTCATGTCCAAGATGGGCATCTCGACCTACATGTCCTACACCGGCGCGCAGATCTTCGAAGCCGTGGGCCTGCAAAGCAACCTGGTGAACAAGTACTTCACCGGCACCTCGTCCAACATCGAAGGCATCGGCATCTTCCAAGTGGCCGAAGAAGCGCTGCGCCAGCACCGCGCGGCGTTCAGCACCGACCCGGTGCTGGCCAACGACCTGGAAGCCGGCGGCGAATACGCCTACCGCGTGCGCGGCGAAGAGCACATGTGGACGCCGGATTCCATCGCCAAGTTGCAGCACGCCTCGCGCGCCAACAACTACCGCACCTACAAGGAATACGCGCAGATCATCAACGACCAAAGCCGTCGCCACATGACCCTGCGCGGCCTGTTCGAATTCCGCTTCGATCCGTCGCGCGCCATCCCGCTGGATGACGTCGAACCCGCCAAGGACATCGTCAAGCGCTTTGCCACCGGCGCCATGTCGCTGGGCTCGATCTCGACCGAGGCGCACTCGGTGCTGGCCGTGGCCATGAACCGCATCGGCGGCAAGTCCAACACCGGCGAAGGCGGCGAAGACGAACTGCGCTACCGCGCCGAAATGCGCGAAGGCAAGAGCACCATCAAGGACGGCGACACGCTGGCCTCGCTGCTGGGCTCGGACCGCATCGAAGCCGACGTCGTCTTGAAGAAGGGCGATTCGCTGCGTTCGAAGATCAAGCAGGTGGCCTCGGGCCGTTTTGGCGTGACCGCCGAATACCTGTCGTCCGCCGACCAGATCCAGATCAAGATGGCGCAGGGCGCCAAGCCCGGCGAAGGCGGCCAGCTGCCCGGCCACAAGGTGTCGGAATACATCGCCAAGCTGCGCTATTCCGTGCCGGGCGTGGGCCTGATTTCGCCCCCGCCGCACCACGACATCTATTCCATTGAAGACCTGGCTCAGCTGATCCACGACCTGAAGAACGTCAATTCCAAGGCCTCGGTGTCGGTCAAGCTGGTGTCCGAAGTGGGCGTGGGCACGGTGGCCGCGGGCGTCGCCAAGGCCAAGGCCGATCACGTTGTGATCGCCGGCCACGACGGCGGCACGGGCGCGTCCCCGGTGTCGTCCATCAAGCACGTGGGCACGCCCTGGGAACTGGGCCTGGCCGAAACGCAGCAAACGCTGGTGCTGAACCGTCTGCGCAGCCGCATCCGCGTGCAGGCCGACGGCCAGATGAAGACCGGCCGCGACGTCGTCATCGGCGCGCTGCTGGGCGCTGACGAATTCGGTTTCGCCACGGCGCCGCTGGTTGTCGAAGGCTGCATCATGATGCGCAAGTGCCACCTGAACACCTGCCCGGTGGGCGTGGCCACGCAAGACCCGGTCCTGCGCAAGAAATTCCAGGGCAAGCCGGAACACGTCGTCAACTTCTTCTTCTTCATCGCCGAAGAAGTGCGCGAAATCATGGCGCAGCTGGGCATCCGCAAGTTCGACGACCTGATCGGCCGCGCCGATCTGCTGGACATGCGTTCGGGCGTTGAGCACTGGAAGGCGCAAGGGCTGGACTTCGCCCGCGTGTTCCATCAAACGCAATCGGACGCCGACGTGCGCCAGACCGAAGAGCAGGACCACGGCCTGGCCGGCGCGCTGGATCACCAGTTGATCGACCGCAGCCGCCCCGCGCTGGAACGCGGCGAAAAGGTGTCGTTCATCGTGCCGGTGCGCAACCGCAACCGCACGATCGGCGCCATGCTGTCGGGCGCCGTGGCCTCGCGCTACGGCCACGACGGCCTGCCGGACGACACCATCCACATCCAGTGCAACGGCACCGCCGGCCAAAGCTTCGGCGCGTTCCTGGCGCACGGCATCACGATGGACCTGGTGGGCGAAGGCAACGACTACGTCGGCAAGGGCTTGTCGGGCGGCCGCATCATCGTGCGCTCGCCCAACGACTTCCGCGGCTTCGGCCCCGACCACATCATCGCTGGCAACACCGTGCTGTACGGCGCGTTGGCGGGCGAGGCGTTCTTTAACGGCGTGGCCGGCGAACGTTTCGCGGTGCGTAACTCGGGCGCGGCGACGGTTGTCGAAGGCACGGGCGACCACGGCTGCGAATACATGACGGGCGGCACGGTCGTGGTGCTGGGCGCCACGGGCCGTAACTTCGCGGCCGGCATGTCGGGCGGCGTGGCCTATGTGTGGGACCCCGAGCGCACGCTCAAGCATCGCGTCAACCTGTCGATGGTCGAACTGGAAGGGGTGGCGCCGCATGCGGAACAGCAAGCGCTGAACAACATCGACATCTGGCACAGCGCGCAGCGCGGTGGCGAACGCGAGACGGATGAAACCATCCTGCGCCGCCTGGTGGAAGACCACTTCCGCTACACCGGCAGCTACCGCGCCCGCGAGATCCTGGGCGACTGGGAAGCCTCGCGCGGCAAATTCGTAAAGGTCATGCCGACGGACTACCGTCGCGCATTGGGTGAAATGTGGCGTGCAGCCAACCAGCAACAACTGGCTGCGTGA
- a CDS encoding NUDIX hydrolase family protein produces MPKQLSDLYADLCARAQQPAPDGAHVLYVAGRRCGWATHAACDALRDAPGIVCDEAALHIGAHLKPGAELNAVLENTAQLLRQANCLRGWRDELLDVMDGNEPVGVIERAAVRPLGLLTHAVHLSAWTPDGRMWVARRALSKSTDPGMWDTLVGGLAGSGEDLELALVRECGEEAGLDPHHLARRTPLRTILRIHRRLPEGYQVEDVLTSTCVLAADARPANRDGEVMEIATLDVATVLRQIEEGEFTLEAALVIVEDIMQRRAAGQI; encoded by the coding sequence ATGCCCAAGCAGTTGTCCGATCTGTATGCCGACCTGTGCGCCCGCGCGCAGCAACCCGCCCCCGACGGCGCGCACGTTTTATATGTGGCGGGCCGGCGCTGCGGCTGGGCCACGCATGCGGCCTGCGACGCCCTGCGCGACGCCCCCGGCATCGTCTGCGACGAGGCCGCGCTGCACATCGGCGCGCACCTGAAACCGGGCGCGGAGTTGAACGCCGTGCTGGAAAACACCGCGCAACTGTTGCGCCAAGCCAACTGCTTGCGCGGCTGGCGCGATGAACTGCTGGACGTGATGGACGGCAACGAACCCGTCGGCGTGATCGAACGGGCGGCGGTGCGCCCGCTGGGCCTGCTGACGCACGCGGTGCACCTTAGTGCCTGGACGCCGGACGGCCGCATGTGGGTGGCGCGACGCGCGTTAAGCAAGTCCACCGATCCCGGTATGTGGGACACCCTGGTCGGCGGGCTGGCCGGTAGCGGCGAAGACCTGGAGCTGGCGCTGGTGCGCGAATGCGGCGAGGAAGCCGGCCTGGACCCGCACCATCTGGCCCGGCGCACGCCGCTACGCACCATCCTGCGCATTCACCGCCGGTTGCCCGAGGGCTATCAGGTGGAGGACGTGCTGACCAGCACCTGCGTGCTGGCCGCCGATGCCCGCCCCGCCAACCGGGACGGCGAAGTGATGGAGATCGCCACGCTGGATGTGGCCACCGTGCTGCGCCAGATCGAAGAAGGCGAGTTCACGCTGGAGGCGGCGCTGGTGATTGTCGAAGACATCATGCAACGCCGCGCCGCCGGCCAGATCTGA
- the rpoH gene encoding RNA polymerase sigma factor RpoH has protein sequence MSLPLRFPETPAMKQPSTSLAASGNALALAIANPGALGTIDAYISSVNRLPVLSAERETELGRRLRDQEDLGAARELILSHLRLVVSVARQYLGYGLPHADLIQEGNVGLMKAVKRFDPERGVRLVSFAVHWIKAEIHEYIIRNWRLVKVATTKAQRKLFFNLRSMRPDGQTLDPDQVDHIARELNVRREDVSEMEVRLSGREMSLENQDDDDDSYAPIAYLSDDGRQEPTRVLERAARDELQSTGLNSALEALDARSRRIVEARWLQDDGGATLHELAQEFGVSAERIRQIEAAALKKMRGNLAA, from the coding sequence ATGTCGTTACCCCTTCGCTTTCCGGAGACCCCCGCTATGAAACAACCCAGTACCTCGTTGGCCGCTTCCGGCAACGCTCTGGCGTTGGCCATTGCCAATCCGGGCGCACTTGGCACGATCGACGCGTATATTTCTTCGGTCAACCGCTTGCCGGTTTTGTCGGCCGAGCGTGAAACCGAGCTGGGCCGTCGCCTGCGCGACCAGGAAGACCTGGGCGCTGCGCGTGAACTGATTTTGTCGCACCTGCGCCTGGTGGTGTCAGTGGCGCGTCAATACCTGGGCTACGGTTTGCCGCATGCCGACCTGATCCAGGAAGGCAACGTTGGCCTGATGAAGGCCGTTAAGCGTTTCGACCCCGAGCGCGGTGTGCGGCTGGTGTCGTTTGCCGTGCACTGGATCAAGGCCGAAATCCACGAATACATCATCCGCAACTGGCGCTTGGTCAAGGTCGCCACGACCAAGGCGCAGCGCAAGCTGTTCTTCAACCTGCGCAGCATGCGCCCCGATGGCCAGACGCTGGACCCCGACCAGGTCGACCACATCGCGCGCGAATTGAACGTGCGCCGCGAAGACGTCAGCGAAATGGAAGTGCGCCTGTCGGGCCGCGAAATGTCGCTGGAAAACCAGGACGACGATGACGACAGCTACGCGCCCATCGCCTACCTGTCCGACGATGGCCGCCAGGAACCCACGCGGGTGCTAGAACGCGCGGCGCGCGACGAACTGCAAAGCACCGGGCTGAACAGCGCACTTGAGGCGCTGGACGCCCGCTCGCGCCGCATCGTCGAAGCCCGCTGGCTGCAAGACGACGGCGGCGCCACGCTGCACGAACTGGCACAAGAGTTCGGCGTATCCGCCGAACGCATTCGCCAGATCGAAGCCGCCGCGCTAAAGAAGATGCGCGGCAACCTGGCCGCCTGA
- a CDS encoding phosphodiesterase, whose amino-acid sequence MLVQLTDSHLFGEPDTSMLGVNTDASLRAVLRQIDADGKRPDLLLATGDLSQDGEAAAYRRFAAILGQASVLAGAQIRCLPGNHDQPAVMRQELAHWSTPVTDVGAWRVVTLDTTVPGSNAGHLPDSQLDMLEAALAEAPDRHTLIAMHHNPMQMDSHWHDSMMIDNPQVLFKRLTRWPQARVLLWGHVHHEFDRRRHNLRMLATPSTCFQFSIRDGKHVVDNLAPGYRWIKLYQDGSMATGVRRVQDALWHTALAADNAQAA is encoded by the coding sequence ATGCTTGTCCAATTGACCGACAGCCATTTGTTCGGCGAGCCCGATACATCGATGCTGGGCGTCAATACCGACGCGAGCCTGCGCGCCGTGCTGCGGCAGATCGACGCCGACGGCAAGCGCCCCGACCTGTTGCTGGCCACGGGCGACCTGTCCCAGGACGGCGAGGCGGCAGCCTATCGGCGGTTTGCGGCAATTCTGGGCCAGGCAAGCGTGCTGGCCGGTGCGCAGATCCGTTGCCTGCCGGGCAATCACGACCAGCCCGCCGTGATGCGGCAGGAACTGGCGCATTGGTCTACGCCGGTCACCGACGTGGGCGCCTGGCGCGTGGTCACGCTGGACACCACCGTGCCCGGCTCCAATGCCGGGCATCTGCCGGACAGCCAGCTGGACATGCTGGAAGCCGCGCTTGCCGAGGCGCCCGACCGTCATACCTTGATCGCCATGCATCACAACCCGATGCAGATGGACAGCCACTGGCACGACTCGATGATGATCGACAACCCGCAGGTGCTATTCAAGCGCCTGACCCGCTGGCCGCAGGCGCGCGTGCTGTTGTGGGGCCACGTGCATCACGAATTCGATCGTCGCCGCCACAACCTTCGCATGCTGGCCACGCCGTCGACCTGCTTTCAATTCAGCATCCGCGACGGCAAGCACGTGGTGGATAACCTGGCGCCGGGTTATCGCTGGATCAAGCTTTATCAGGATGGATCGATGGCCACCGGCGTGCGTCGCGTGCAGGACGCGCTGTGGCATACGGCGCTGGCAGCGGACAACGCGCAGGCCGCATAA
- the fghA gene encoding S-formylglutathione hydrolase has product MPVALELISQHRCFGGTQRYYRHESTQIGLPMRFSVFVPPQADAGPVPVLFYLAGLTCTEETFMIKAGAQRLAAELGVMLVAPDTSPRGANVPGEEESWDLGTGAGFYVDAVTPAWRDHYRMYSYVTDELHALVTGDTLPGDASRTGIFGHSMGGHGALVLALRNPGKFRSVSAFAPIAAPSLCPWGKKAFGAYLGGNETDWAAYDASVLMRGLKQPFPAGILIDQGESDQFLADQLYPEVFEAACAAADQPLTLRRQPGYDHGYYFISTFIEDHIRFHVERLGKPAA; this is encoded by the coding sequence ATGCCCGTGGCCCTGGAGCTCATTTCCCAGCATCGCTGTTTTGGCGGTACGCAGCGGTACTACCGCCATGAGTCCACGCAGATCGGCCTGCCGATGCGCTTTTCGGTCTTCGTTCCGCCGCAAGCCGATGCCGGCCCCGTGCCGGTGCTGTTCTATCTTGCGGGCCTGACGTGCACGGAAGAAACGTTCATGATCAAGGCGGGCGCGCAGCGGCTGGCGGCCGAGCTTGGCGTCATGCTGGTCGCGCCCGACACCAGCCCGCGCGGCGCCAACGTGCCCGGCGAAGAAGAAAGCTGGGACCTGGGCACGGGCGCCGGTTTCTATGTCGACGCGGTAACGCCCGCCTGGCGCGACCACTATCGCATGTACAGCTACGTGACTGACGAGCTGCACGCCCTCGTCACCGGCGACACCCTGCCCGGCGATGCGTCGCGCACCGGCATCTTCGGCCACTCCATGGGAGGCCATGGCGCGCTCGTGCTGGCGCTGCGCAACCCGGGCAAGTTCCGCTCGGTGTCGGCGTTTGCGCCGATTGCGGCGCCCAGCCTTTGCCCCTGGGGCAAGAAGGCATTCGGGGCCTACCTGGGCGGCAACGAAACGGATTGGGCCGCCTACGATGCATCGGTCCTGATGCGCGGCTTGAAGCAGCCCTTTCCCGCCGGCATCCTGATCGATCAAGGGGAATCCGACCAATTCCTGGCCGATCAGTTGTATCCCGAGGTATTCGAAGCCGCCTGCGCAGCGGCCGACCAGCCCCTGACGCTGCGTCGCCAACCGGGCTACGACCACGGCTATTACTTCATCTCGACGTTCATCGAGGATCACATCCGGTTTCACGTCGAACGCCTTGGAAAACCGGCGGCATAA
- a CDS encoding cation:proton antiporter, translating to MDVGFLVFGLAGLLTLVCFMPPLAGRLKLPYSVLLAIVGCLLGIVIHVHGWAPSWIADFLDSLERFEISSETFLMVFLPVLLFETALSMNVRRLMDDIGPILMMAIVAVVVCTVVVGVTLDAISSYGLVVCLLLGAIVATTDPVAVVGIFREVGAPKRLTTLVEGESLFNDAASIALYSVLLAVLGGHGELTVSGIFNDFIVHFIGGGIAGFAMGRLACFLFAWLRGFPTAEITLTLTLAYLSFFISEHYLNVSGVVATVIAGLVVGSTGRTRMSPTTFEYLSSAWEQFGFWANSLIFLFAAMLIPKLMAAADWQELVLVAVVFVATLVARAIVVFGLLPLLGLTRLGTKVSNPYKVVMLWGGLRGAVSLALALAVTEQTGVAEEARQFIAVATTSYVLLTLFINGISLRPLIRMLGLNQLSSVERTIRNQALAVALEDLQGKTEEVAKTEHIGTEVRDRIRAVFDASLTSVHDGQVSQMSDEQRVAVGLAIVAQREEEMFFDILKAQIVDWRMAETLLARAERLEDAIRLGGVPGFERAIVQDVRYSTGFRLALRMHYLFGFQGWLARELGQRFANLMSKRSVAQRLIVFAREQITPLLGEDATQRIVVLHQRRLDLVESALQALNLQYPSYAQWLQESYLGRVARELERIRYRDMLEQFLISGEVYADLMAQLKSRWAHIDTHPPLDIEMSAAELIKRVPLFEGLSPDSLRAISKLLKPRLALPDQRVLTKGRHGEEMCFVASGAVAVHLPDNTMIELGSGEFFGELGLLGEQQITPEVTSLGYSKLLMLTSRDFHALLARDEHLRERIQVVAKQRLRAIEVWKQFSQASQAAATPSPAPASAPSPAQAAEAAEAADAARESRQDGPADQTDQAGMRLPPEPAADAPGAASR from the coding sequence ATGGATGTTGGTTTTCTTGTGTTCGGCCTGGCCGGACTGCTCACTCTGGTTTGCTTCATGCCGCCGTTGGCGGGCCGCCTCAAGCTGCCCTACTCGGTGCTGTTGGCTATCGTCGGTTGCTTGCTGGGGATTGTGATCCATGTGCACGGCTGGGCGCCCAGCTGGATCGCCGACTTCCTGGATTCGCTGGAACGCTTCGAGATATCGTCCGAAACCTTCCTGATGGTGTTCCTGCCGGTGCTGCTGTTCGAAACCGCGCTGTCCATGAACGTGCGCCGGTTGATGGACGACATCGGGCCCATTCTGATGATGGCCATTGTGGCCGTCGTGGTTTGTACCGTGGTGGTGGGCGTGACCCTGGACGCGATCTCGTCCTACGGCCTGGTGGTATGCCTGCTGCTTGGCGCCATCGTGGCCACGACCGACCCGGTTGCCGTGGTCGGCATTTTCCGCGAGGTGGGCGCGCCCAAGCGCTTGACGACGCTGGTCGAAGGCGAAAGCCTGTTCAACGATGCCGCGTCCATCGCCCTGTATTCCGTGCTGCTGGCCGTTCTAGGCGGTCACGGTGAGCTCACCGTCAGCGGCATCTTCAACGACTTCATCGTGCACTTCATCGGGGGCGGCATCGCCGGCTTTGCGATGGGGCGGCTGGCCTGCTTCCTGTTTGCCTGGTTGCGCGGCTTTCCCACGGCCGAAATCACGTTGACGCTGACGCTGGCCTATCTGTCCTTCTTCATTTCGGAACACTATCTGAACGTCTCGGGCGTGGTCGCGACCGTGATCGCGGGGTTGGTCGTGGGTTCCACCGGCCGCACGCGCATGTCGCCCACCACCTTCGAATACCTGTCCAGCGCCTGGGAACAGTTCGGCTTCTGGGCAAACTCCCTGATTTTCCTGTTCGCGGCCATGCTCATCCCCAAGCTGATGGCGGCCGCCGATTGGCAGGAACTGGTGCTGGTGGCCGTGGTGTTCGTCGCCACCCTGGTGGCGCGCGCCATTGTCGTGTTCGGCCTGTTGCCGCTGCTGGGGCTGACGCGGCTGGGCACCAAGGTCAGCAACCCCTACAAAGTGGTGATGTTGTGGGGCGGGCTGCGCGGCGCCGTGTCGCTGGCGCTGGCCCTGGCCGTGACCGAGCAGACCGGCGTGGCGGAAGAGGCGCGCCAGTTCATCGCGGTGGCCACTACCAGTTATGTGCTGCTGACGCTGTTCATCAACGGCATCAGCCTGCGGCCGCTGATACGCATGCTGGGGCTGAACCAGCTGTCGTCCGTGGAACGCACCATCCGCAACCAGGCGCTGGCCGTGGCCCTGGAAGACCTGCAAGGCAAGACGGAAGAAGTCGCCAAGACCGAGCACATCGGCACGGAAGTGCGCGACCGCATCCGCGCCGTGTTCGACGCCAGCCTGACCAGCGTGCACGACGGCCAGGTCAGCCAGATGAGCGACGAGCAGCGCGTCGCCGTGGGCCTGGCCATCGTGGCGCAGCGCGAAGAGGAAATGTTCTTCGACATCCTGAAAGCGCAGATCGTGGATTGGCGCATGGCGGAAACGCTGCTGGCACGAGCCGAGCGGCTGGAAGACGCCATCCGGCTGGGCGGTGTGCCCGGCTTCGAGCGCGCCATCGTGCAGGACGTGCGCTATTCCACCGGCTTCCGACTGGCCTTGCGGATGCACTATCTGTTCGGCTTCCAGGGCTGGTTGGCGCGCGAACTGGGCCAACGGTTTGCCAACTTGATGAGCAAGCGTTCGGTGGCGCAGCGGCTGATCGTGTTCGCCCGCGAACAGATCACGCCCCTGTTGGGCGAAGACGCCACCCAGCGCATCGTGGTGCTGCACCAGCGTCGCCTGGACCTGGTCGAAAGCGCCCTGCAGGCGTTGAACCTGCAATATCCGTCGTACGCGCAATGGTTGCAGGAAAGCTATCTGGGCCGCGTCGCGCGCGAACTTGAACGCATCCGCTACCGCGACATGCTTGAGCAATTCCTGATCAGCGGCGAGGTCTACGCGGATCTGATGGCGCAGTTGAAAAGCCGCTGGGCGCACATCGACACGCACCCGCCGCTGGATATTGAAATGAGCGCGGCCGAACTGATCAAGCGCGTGCCGCTGTTCGAGGGCCTATCGCCGGATTCGCTGCGTGCCATCAGCAAGTTGCTCAAGCCGCGTCTGGCGCTGCCCGACCAGCGGGTGCTGACCAAGGGCCGGCACGGCGAGGAAATGTGCTTCGTGGCGTCGGGCGCCGTGGCGGTGCACCTGCCCGACAACACCATGATCGAACTGGGCAGCGGCGAGTTCTTTGGCGAACTTGGGCTGCTGGGCGAACAGCAGATCACGCCGGAAGTCACGTCGCTGGGCTACAGCAAGCTGCTGATGCTGACATCGCGCGACTTCCACGCCCTGTTGGCGCGCGATGAGCATCTGCGCGAGCGAATCCAGGTGGTGGCCAAGCAGCGGCTGCGCGCCATCGAGGTGTGGAAGCAGTTCTCGCAGGCGTCCCAGGCGGCGGCCACGCCTTCGCCCGCGCCCGCTTCGGCGCCCAGCCCGGCGCAGGCGGCAGAAGCGGCCGAGGCGGCCGACGCCGCGCGCGAATCCCGCCAGGACGGCCCGGCCGACCAGACCGACCAGGCCGGCATGCGCCTGCCCCCCGAGCCCGCGGCCGATGCCCCCGGGGCGGCGTCCCGCTAA